The Ascidiaceihabitans donghaensis genome includes the window AACCGGCCCCCGTTGCGGACCGTGCACGCCGCGGACTTCTTCGCCTTCGATGGTTTTTCGCAGGGCTTCGGGTGTCATTTTGTCTGTGCCCGGCACCAGCGTCAGTTTGGCGCCCGCTGAATAGAATTCTGGCGCGTTGCATTCGTCTTCGTGGATATGCGCAACCTGTGTGCAAAAGACGGTGCTGTACGCGGGGGCGTAACAGGCCAATGCCAAACTGTTGGCGGCTGTGCCTGTGGCCACCAGATAAACGGCAGCCTCCGGCGCCTCAAAGAGGTTGCGTATTGCTTCGCGCACCTCGTCCATGATCGGGTCTGCGCCGTATGGCATTGCGTATCCATCATTGGCATTGTTCAGCCTGTCCATGACTTGCGGATGCACTGGGCCTGCGTTGTCAGAGGCAAAAAACATCAGGTGGGCTCCTCTATGATGTGATCTTCCCAATCTTCCTCGGGGACGCTGAATTCAGACACTGTCCGATGTTGCATGCTGACGCCGGCCTTGTGGACGGAATTCGGGTCGCCCGTGATCAAAGGATGCCATTCGGGCAATTCCTTGCCATCAAACAGCAGGCGGTAGGCACAGGTCTGCGGCATCCAATAGGCGTGCGTGTCCAGATTGTCCGGGGTCAGGCTGATGCAATCAGGCACAAACTGGCGACGGTTTTCGTAGTGCACACATCGGCATGTTGCATCGTCCAGCAGGCGACAGGCCACATTTGTCAATGCAACTTCGCCGCTGTCATCGTCTTCCAGTTTGTTCAGGCAGCACTTGCCGCACCCGTCACACAGCGCTTCCCATTCCGCATCATTCATTTTTTTCAGCGGTTTACGCTTCCAGAATTCGCGGGCCAGCCCCTTTTGTGCAATTGCACCGGTCATAGAGCGGCCAGAATGGAGCGGGCTTGTAGGCTGTCGGCATCCATCTGCGTGATCAACGCATCTAGGCCGTCAAATTTCTCTTCGCCGCGCAAATGGGCTACCAGACCGACGGACAATTGCGTGCCATACAGATCGCCGGTGAAATCGAAGATAAAGGTTTCTAGGTTGGGTTTGTTTTCGCCAAACATGGGACGCACGCCCATGGATGCGACGCCGTGATACTGGCCTGTGTGCGGCCCGTCTAACACATCGACCAGAACAGCATAGACGCCAAAGGCAGGGGGATGCAGCCCGTCAATGGACATGTTGGCCGTTGGATAGCCCAATTCGCGGCCACGTTGCTCGCCACCAATCACAGGGCCTTCGATCCGGTGCCAGTGGCCCAGCATCGCCGCGGCATCGGCGGGCCGCGCATCGCTCAACGCTTGCCGGATGGCGGTGGATGAAATCGTTTTTTCAGATTGCGCGATCAGGGGGGCGATTGTGACGCCAAACCCCATTTCGGCCCCGAATTGTTGCAAATCTTGCACAGTGCCTGCACGGTCTTTGCCAAAGCAAAAATCAGCGCCGACAATAACATGCTGCAACCCAAGGCCATCCGCGATCACGATCTTTGCAAAATCATGTGGACTAAGGCCTGAAAGTGCAGCGTTGAAATTCAATTCATACAGTTTTTCAACACCCAGCTTTTCCAATCGTGACGCTCGGGCTTCACGGCTCATTAGTCGAAAGGACGGGGCGTGGGGGGCGAAAAACTGACGGGGGTGGGGTTCAAACGTCAACACGCCCAAAGGGGCGTCGGGCCTTGCGGCGCGGGCCATGTCTATGACGGATTGATGGCCTTGGTGAACCCCGTCAAAGTTGCCGACAGCGACTGTGGCGCCGCGGTCTTGGGGTTCAACGAAGTGATAGTCTCGAATGATGCGCATGCGACATGCCTAGCCTTGGAGGGCGAAGGGTGCAAGCGGCCAAAAGGGACATTCGCCGCGCCTTCACTGCGCTTGCGTTGATCCTTTGCGCGGGCGCGGTGATGCAGGCAAGCCATAGGCCTTGCGTGCAGTAACCAAACGCAAATCTTCAGGGTCCATGCCCATGCTTAGAATGGTGTCTGCATCGAACCGGTCGCGGGCGGTTTCCCTATTGTATCCGGTGCCAAACACCCGATCTATCCATCCCATGCCGAAGGACACGTGAAAGGTCGCATCATGGTCATTGAAGTGATGGCGCAGGTGGCTTTGGGTGATTTGAGTGCCGAACCAGCCTTTGGGGACTTTAAGATGCGCCAGGGTATGACAAAATTCGTAAAAGGCAAACGCGCTGACTGATCCGACAAAAATGGCGATGATCGAAAACCAGAGGGCTGCTTGAATGCCTATAATCCATCCCAAAACCGCGACGTGCAGGGCCAAAGACAAAAGCCCGAACCGCACCGGATACCAGTGGTCGTCGCCGGTGAAGAATTCCGGCGTGTTTGGAAATTCATGATGGCCGATGTGGCTGCGGTACAATGCGTTGAAAGGGCTTTGATCGGTTGGGGGCGCACGGTGCAGCAAGAAACGGTGCATCGCGTATTCGACAAAAAATTGCATGACACCGCCCCAGACCAAAGCGGGCAGGATCCACAAGGAAGGCGCCCAAACCATAAGGGCCACCCCAAACAACCAAAACGGCAAAAGCCGTTGCAATGACCCCATGTGCATCAGCACCCGCAGCGTTTCTTTCATAGCATCCTCCTTTGGATGGATATGATGAAAAGCGTTGTTTGGTCGTGTGTAAAGGTTGACGTGGCGTAGGGTGACGTAAAGCTAGGTCAATCGAATTTACGCGACGGCGCCATGACTGTGGCTTCGCCAATGACCACTTTCTTACCATCGACAGAGCAATGGCAGTCCAGTTTCACACGGCGTTTGGAGATCTCGATGTCGATGACTTTAACCTCGGCATAGACCATGTCACCGGGGCGCACAGGGGCCAGAAACTTGAGATTTTGACCCATGTAAATGGTGCCGTGACCGGGCAGCTGTTCTCCGATGACTGCGGAAATCAAGCCTGCAGTCAGCATGCCGTGGGCGATGCGGCCCTCAA containing:
- a CDS encoding YcgN family cysteine cluster protein, with product MTGAIAQKGLAREFWKRKPLKKMNDAEWEALCDGCGKCCLNKLEDDDSGEVALTNVACRLLDDATCRCVHYENRRQFVPDCISLTPDNLDTHAYWMPQTCAYRLLFDGKELPEWHPLITGDPNSVHKAGVSMQHRTVSEFSVPEEDWEDHIIEEPT
- a CDS encoding bifunctional riboflavin kinase/FAD synthetase — protein: MRIIRDYHFVEPQDRGATVAVGNFDGVHQGHQSVIDMARAARPDAPLGVLTFEPHPRQFFAPHAPSFRLMSREARASRLEKLGVEKLYELNFNAALSGLSPHDFAKIVIADGLGLQHVIVGADFCFGKDRAGTVQDLQQFGAEMGFGVTIAPLIAQSEKTISSTAIRQALSDARPADAAAMLGHWHRIEGPVIGGEQRGRELGYPTANMSIDGLHPPAFGVYAVLVDVLDGPHTGQYHGVASMGVRPMFGENKPNLETFIFDFTGDLYGTQLSVGLVAHLRGEEKFDGLDALITQMDADSLQARSILAAL
- a CDS encoding sterol desaturase family protein yields the protein MKETLRVLMHMGSLQRLLPFWLFGVALMVWAPSLWILPALVWGGVMQFFVEYAMHRFLLHRAPPTDQSPFNALYRSHIGHHEFPNTPEFFTGDDHWYPVRFGLLSLALHVAVLGWIIGIQAALWFSIIAIFVGSVSAFAFYEFCHTLAHLKVPKGWFGTQITQSHLRHHFNDHDATFHVSFGMGWIDRVFGTGYNRETARDRFDADTILSMGMDPEDLRLVTARKAYGLPASPRPRKGSTQAQ
- a CDS encoding MaoC family dehydratase → MLDNLPRGTICIEDIEMGMTRYLRKQVTDKDIEMFAEVSTDHNPVHLDDEYAQDTIFEGRIAHGMLTAGLISAVIGEQLPGHGTIYMGQNLKFLAPVRPGDMVYAEVKVIDIEISKRRVKLDCHCSVDGKKVVIGEATVMAPSRKFD